The nucleotide window TCATGGGTCACCTCGAAACACTGGTGATGGGGGAGCGGTGAGCACCACGGCCCTCGCGCCCGCGCTCGCGAACAAGCGCGTCCTCATCTGTGTCGGCTCCGGCGGTGTCGGGAAGACGACGGTGGCCGCCACCCTGGCCCTGCGCGCGGCGGTGGAGGGCCGCCAGAGCCTGGTGTGCACCATCGACCCCGCGAAGCGGCTGGCCAACTCGCTGGGCCTGTCCGCGCTCGGCAACGCGGAGACGCAGGTGCCGGCCTCCGCGCTGCAGCCGCTGGGCGTCACGCCGCGCGCGGCGCTGTACGCGATGATGCTGGACATGAAGCAGACGTGGGATGACCTCATCACCCGCGTCGCGCCTCCGGACCAGCGCGAGCGCATCCTCGCCAACCGCTTCTACCAATCGCTCTCCACGGCCCTGGCGGGAAGCCAGGAATACATCGCCATGGAGAAGGTGTGGGAGCTGCGGCGCAAGGGCGAGTACGAGCTCGTCGTGCTGGATACGCCGCCCACCGCGCACGCGCTGGACTTCTTGGACGCCCCCAACCGCGTGCTGGACTTCCTGGACAACGAGGCGGCGAAGTGGCTGCTGGCACCCGCGCTGAAGGCGGGCAAGCTGGGCCTGTCGCTCTTCAACCGCAGCGGCTACGTGCTGCGCGCGCTGTCCAAGTTCACCGGCACGGAGATGCTCCAGGAGCTCTCCAGCTTCATGCTGTCCCTGTCGGGCATGAACGAGGGCTTCCGCGAGCGGGCGCGCGGCGTGCGCTCGCTCCTGGAGGACAAGACGACGGGCTTCGTGCTGGTGACGAGCCCTCACCCCGAGCGCATGGACGAGGCCATCCACTTCAACAGCCTCCTCAAGCAGCACCGCATGGAGGTGGTGTCCCTGGTGGTGAACCGCGTGCACCCGCTGCCCACCGAGGCCATGTGGGCGGACGCGGCCACGCTGACGCCCACCCGCCGCGCCAAGGTGGAGGAGACCTTGCGCGAGCTCCAGGTCCTGGCCGAGCAGGACCAGAAGGGCATCGCCCAGTTGCAGGCCGCCTGCCCGGGCATCCCCCTCATCCGGGTGCCGCGTTTCGGGCTGGACGTCCACGACATCACCAGCCTGTGGCAGACCGGACGCTACCTGCTGGGAGACGACACCTTCTGAGCGGGCCCGGGCTCACCCCTCGTCGCGGCCAGCAGCCGCCCGGGGGCCGGACAGGCGGGACGGCGGCGCGCGCGCCCCGGACGCATTAAACTGGGCGCGCCCACCCTCGGCGGTGGGAACTCCAGGGCACGGCGCGTTGTCCGGAGACGGCAGGGCCAGGAGGACGCATTCCGTGACGCGGAACGAGCGAACGTACATGTCGGTCAGTCGCTGGGGCTGGGTGTTGGCGCTGGGCCTGGGTGTCGCCGGATGTCGGACGACGGGCGCGGCGGGGAGCTCGGACACCGCCCAGGTGGCACCGGCGAAGCAGGAAATCGAGTTCGACGCGGTGACGGTGACCGCGGACCTGGAGCTGGACAAGCTCAACGACGAGGAGCTCTTCGCCGGGGGAACGTCCGCCTTCGCGGCCAACGACTTCAAGCAGGCGGCGCGCTTCTTCGGACGGCTGGTGGACTTCCACCCCAAGAGCC belongs to Myxococcus fulvus and includes:
- a CDS encoding ArsA family ATPase, with the translated sequence MSTTALAPALANKRVLICVGSGGVGKTTVAATLALRAAVEGRQSLVCTIDPAKRLANSLGLSALGNAETQVPASALQPLGVTPRAALYAMMLDMKQTWDDLITRVAPPDQRERILANRFYQSLSTALAGSQEYIAMEKVWELRRKGEYELVVLDTPPTAHALDFLDAPNRVLDFLDNEAAKWLLAPALKAGKLGLSLFNRSGYVLRALSKFTGTEMLQELSSFMLSLSGMNEGFRERARGVRSLLEDKTTGFVLVTSPHPERMDEAIHFNSLLKQHRMEVVSLVVNRVHPLPTEAMWADAATLTPTRRAKVEETLRELQVLAEQDQKGIAQLQAACPGIPLIRVPRFGLDVHDITSLWQTGRYLLGDDTF